In the Sorghum bicolor cultivar BTx623 chromosome 4, Sorghum_bicolor_NCBIv3, whole genome shotgun sequence genome, GTCCCCTTCGGCGCCCTCGACGAGTGCCACGCCGTTGCCGACCGCGCCACCGGCCGTTGCCGGGGCTACGGCTTCGTCACCTTCCGCCGCCGCTCCGACGCGTGTCGCGCGCTCGCAGATTCTTCCAAGCGCGTGGACGGCCGGCCTGTCGCCTGCCAACTCGCCTCCCTCGGCCCCGCTGCCCCGGCTTCCTCGTTCTCCGACCGCAAGCTGTTCGTGGACAACGTGCCCGAGCGCGCTGGGCGTGACGACCTGAGGGAGCTCTTCTCCAAGTTTGGCGAGATTGAGGAGGGACCCCTCGGCTCTGACCGCGCCACCGGGCTGTTTCGGGGCTACGCCATCTTCGTCTACAAGACGCCTGAGGGCCTCAGGAAGGCACTGGATGAGCCCACCAAGGTGTTCGACGGGTGCGAGCTCCATTGCCGGCTCGCGCACAGGGcgcggaagaggaagaggaagcaaGCCCCTGCCGCACCCGCGGACAATGGTGAGCAGGGCAATGGAGCAGCTGTTACCTTGCCCACTGTCCAATCCGAGGACACTGCGTTGACACCCAAGCTGCCACTTGTTTGCTCGAACCCACAGATTCGACTGACGACGAAGGGGAGTAGCTCAGCCACAGCCACAGCTACTGTTGCCTTTCGTCGGAATGCCGCCACGGCAGGTGGCGCTGGTATCCTTGGTGCGCCTCCTGTGGTTACTTGTGTTACCTCTTTGCCGGTTCAGAGCACGACAAGGCCGCCTCCGAGTGGAGGTGTATGCTAGAGCTGGTGCTTCGTCCATGGTTCACCATCATCTCTTCAGGTTCAGGGACCAGGACCGCTGAAGGATAGCGGTTTGTCCTCCATGGGCATTTGCACTTTGGCATCCCGAACTGGTCGGTGGTCAGCTAGACCAGGCTTGATCCAGCATACCTGGGAAGATAGGTAAAAATAACGTGGCATTTTGGTAGGCAAGGATTGGAATGGAACATGACACCGAGTGAGTCAAGCAGGGACTCGAT is a window encoding:
- the LOC8056492 gene encoding UBP1-associated protein 2B, with translation MLQILVIFSTNSVKYENALTLQDYNLGRREYLSMVFYITDVFMVFSECRDHCYETNFPDYKQWHCLPACRRRRLSTACFFLPARAGRRSAPPASAQNLAPMGRRKRPRKVQPEAERVDPEPVGGEVDDDSTTMNPPKAEISAAVECEEVSEADEEDIGRLLEPFTRDELLDLLTDACLRDPALLARVAASAVSDAAHRRIFVHGLGPGATSAALAAAFVPFGALDECHAVADRATGRCRGYGFVTFRRRSDACRALADSSKRVDGRPVACQLASLGPAAPASSFSDRKLFVDNVPERAGRDDLRELFSKFGEIEEGPLGSDRATGLFRGYAIFVYKTPEGLRKALDEPTKVFDGCELHCRLAHRARKRKRKQAPAAPADNGEQGNGAAVTLPTVQSEDTALTPKLPLVCSNPQIRLTTKGSSSATATATVAFRRNAATAGGAGILGAPPVVTCVTSLPVQSTTRPPPSGGVC